A region from the Pelobates fuscus isolate aPelFus1 chromosome 3, aPelFus1.pri, whole genome shotgun sequence genome encodes:
- the MCAT gene encoding malonyl-CoA-acyl carrier protein transacylase, mitochondrial, with translation MGSTALSRALLCRRIVPHVQWQRWQSAPAGGWERGHHPSKGMTGSEDPPKELAGSEDPPKELAGSEDPPKELAGSEDPPKELAGSEDPPKELAGSEDPPKELAGSEDPPKELAGSEDPPKELAGSEDPPKVLAGSEYPLKVLAGSEDISKLLEDSEDITKALEMSEVDLTPARRSPTNSTVLLFPGQGSQQVGMARALLNYPNVRTMFDAAHKVLGYDLLELCLHGPEEVLSRTVHCQPAVFVTSLAATEKLSHEDPTAIDNCVAVAGFSVGEFAALVFSGALDFTEALYAVKARAEAMQRASDAVPSGMLSVIGRPHSKYNVACAEAREHCKSIGLENVVCDVANYLFPDGRVIAGNIEALQYLQRNSRKYHFLRTKMLPVSGAFHTPLMAPAMEPLQKALKNLEFKQPYVPVYCNIDGKRYKHASVISKLLVKQLVSPVKWEQTMHAIYERKKGIDFPRTLEMGPGRQLGSILKSCNFKAWKYYQNVDVFEKEESPGT, from the exons ATGGGGAGCACAGCTCTCTCCAGGGCCCTGCTCTGCAGGAGGATTGTACCccatgtgcaatggcagaggtggCAGTCAGCACCTGCTGGAGGCTGGGAGAGGGGGCATCATCCCTCCAAAGGTATGACTGGGTCAGAGGATCCCCCTAAAGAGCTGGCTGGGTCAGAGGATCCCCCTAAAGAGCTGGCTGGGTCAGAGGATCCCCCTAAAGAGCTGGCTGGGTCAGAGGATCCCCCTAAAGAGCTGGCTGGGTCAGAGGATCCCCCTAAAGAGCTGGCTGGGTCAGAGGATCCCCCTAAAGAGCTGGCTGGGTCAGAGGATCCCCCTAAAGAGCTGGCTGGGTCAGAGGATCCCCCTAAAGAGCTGGCTGGGTCAGAGGATCCCCCTAAAGTGCTGGCTGGGTCAGAATACCCCCTTAAAGTGCTGGCTGGGTCAGAAGATATATCTAAATTGTTGGAAGACTCTGAAGATATCACCAAAGCTCTGGAGATGTCAGAGGTGGACCTCACACCTGCCAGACGATCCCCTACTAATAGCACAGTGCTGCTTTTTCCAGGACAGGGTAGCCAGCAGGTTGGGATGGCTAGAGCGCTCTTGAATTACCCCAATGTCAGGACAATGTTTGATGCAGCGCACAAGGTGTTGGGATATGACTTGCTGGAGCTGTGCCTACATGGTCCTGAGGAGGTACTCAGTAGAACTGTACACTGCCAGCCTGCTGTGTTTGTGACGTCCCTGGCTGCCACTGAAAAGTTGAGCCATGAAGACCCTACA gCTATTGACAATTGTGTTGCAGTTGCAGGATTCAGCGTTGGGGAATTCGCAGCTCTTGTTTTTTCGGGTGCGCTAGATTTTACAGAAG CGCTGTATGCTGTGAAGGCTCGGGCGGAGGCCATGCAGCGGGCGTCAGACGCTGTGCCCAGTGGAATGTTGTCTGTAATTGGCCGTCCTCATTCAAAGTACAATGTTGCGTGCGCAGAAGCTCGAGAACATTGCAAATCTATAGGCTTGGAAAATGTAGTGTGCGATGTGGCAAATTACCTGTTCCCGGATGGCAGGGTCATTGCAGGAAATATAGAG GCTTTGCAGTATCTGCAGAGAAATTCACGAAAATACCATTTCCTGCGCACAAAGATGCTACCGGTGAGTGGTGCTTTTCACACTCCGTTAATGGCACCTGCTATGGAACCCCTGCAGAAAGCCCTCAAGAACCTGGAGTTTAAGCAGCCGTATGTCCCCGTTTACTGTAATATTGATGGCAAGCGCTATAAGCACGCCTCTGTAATCAGCAAACTGCTTGTCAAACAGCTGGTCTCGCCTGTAAAGTGGGAACAAACAATGCATGCCATCTATGAAAGGAAAAAGGGGATAGATTTCCCCCGAACATTAGAAATGGGCCCTGGAAGACAGCTGGGGTCCATCCTGAAATCCTGCAACTTCAAGGCTTGGAAATACTACCAAAATGTGGATGTTTTTGAAAAAGAGGAATCTCCTGGAAcgtag